The following are from one region of the Ruficoccus sp. ZRK36 genome:
- the pstC gene encoding phosphate ABC transporter permease subunit PstC, with amino-acid sequence MKATPPQTEFHLSRRREDRLLGVGRQALLKAFFGGNAIVAVIVLLLITFFLFREGLSFFPQYRSDMELFRRSGMEYSSIVKQEHNQFNVLLGQLVNIRKQQIETLESKGLSREDIARQTAPMQAYIYSFSDLSLPLRNYQIKVRDLASETYKEAKSNAIEHRDAPGHAHDGHEHEIDYAGTISQIKASFPELTALNNQLENDILRVLREFPELNDPALRSEAESFRQNAIAFAAGLPRYAAALAEASPEQHVGLMESIKAFLFGDHWIVNNNGHSLFGLLPLLTGSLMVTGIAILLAIPFGVGAAIYTNQMARRGESSFIKPCIEFITAIPSVVIGFFGIAVFGTLVREVSQVPWLDWLPGFPVAERLNAFTAGCLLALMAIPTIFTLSEDAINRVPRIYAESSLALGATRFQTTMFIVVPSAISGIVSAVLLGIGRVIGETMVVLLCAGNRIRIPDFTEGPGVAFQPVHTMTGIIAQEMGEVAQGGIHYRALFCVGVVLFLLTLLINFAAQKIFHHTRVGE; translated from the coding sequence ATGAAAGCCACGCCTCCCCAGACCGAGTTTCATCTGAGCCGCCGCCGCGAGGACCGGCTGCTCGGGGTTGGTCGGCAGGCACTGCTGAAGGCCTTTTTCGGAGGTAATGCCATCGTGGCGGTCATCGTCCTGCTGCTGATCACCTTCTTTCTGTTTCGTGAAGGCCTGTCGTTTTTCCCCCAATACCGCTCGGACATGGAGCTGTTCCGCCGCAGCGGGATGGAGTACTCCTCCATCGTCAAGCAGGAGCACAACCAGTTCAACGTCCTGCTCGGGCAGCTCGTCAACATCCGTAAACAGCAGATCGAAACGCTTGAGAGCAAAGGCCTGAGCCGGGAAGACATTGCCCGGCAAACGGCCCCCATGCAGGCCTACATCTACAGCTTCAGCGACCTTTCCCTGCCCCTGCGCAACTACCAGATCAAGGTGCGCGACCTCGCCTCGGAGACCTATAAAGAGGCGAAATCCAACGCTATCGAGCACCGTGATGCGCCGGGCCACGCTCATGACGGCCATGAGCACGAGATCGACTACGCAGGCACGATCAGCCAGATCAAAGCCAGCTTTCCCGAGCTGACCGCTCTCAACAACCAGCTCGAAAACGACATCCTGCGCGTGCTGAGAGAGTTCCCGGAGCTAAACGACCCGGCGCTCCGCTCCGAGGCCGAGAGCTTCCGGCAGAATGCGATCGCCTTCGCCGCCGGGCTGCCCCGCTATGCCGCTGCGCTGGCCGAGGCCAGCCCCGAGCAGCATGTCGGCCTGATGGAATCGATCAAGGCCTTCCTGTTCGGCGACCACTGGATCGTGAACAACAACGGGCACAGCCTGTTTGGGCTGCTGCCTCTGCTGACCGGCTCGCTGATGGTCACCGGCATCGCCATCCTGCTGGCCATCCCCTTTGGGGTGGGCGCAGCCATCTACACCAACCAGATGGCCCGGCGCGGCGAATCCAGTTTCATCAAGCCGTGCATCGAGTTCATCACCGCCATCCCGTCCGTGGTGATCGGTTTCTTCGGCATCGCGGTCTTCGGGACACTGGTGCGCGAAGTCTCGCAAGTCCCATGGCTGGACTGGCTACCGGGCTTCCCGGTGGCCGAGCGCCTCAACGCCTTTACGGCGGGGTGCCTGCTCGCGCTGATGGCCATCCCGACGATTTTCACCCTGTCTGAAGACGCCATCAACCGCGTCCCCCGCATCTATGCCGAGTCCTCACTGGCACTGGGTGCGACGCGCTTCCAGACCACCATGTTTATCGTCGTGCCGTCCGCCATCAGCGGCATTGTCTCAGCCGTCCTGCTCGGCATCGGTCGCGTCATTGGCGAGACGATGGTGGTGCTGCTGTGCGCGGGGAACCGCATCCGCATCCCGGACTTCACCGAGGGGCCGGGCGTCGCCTTCCAGCCGGTCCATACCATGACCGGGATCATCGCCCAGGAGATGGGCGAGGTCGCCCAAGGCGGCATCCACTACCGCGCGCTTTTCTGTGTGGGGGTGGTGCTGTTCCTGCTCACCCTGCTGATCAACTTCGCCGCTCAAAAGATTTTCCACCACACCCGCGTGGGCGAATAG
- a CDS encoding phosphate ABC transporter substrate-binding protein, which yields MRSLLHLRKKLLPASLLLGWMLLICATAQASDKIVIKGSDTLGAKLMPRLKEEFIAQKKNQGETVTFEISAEGSRTGIAAIIDGKADLAMSSRELQSSELSAANAKGVKLEPIPVGVDGIAIIVNEDNPLKKLGLREIEMIFTGDVEDWSAISPMSGNISIYTRNTSSGTYSLFQRLSLHRRNYSPFAQKLAGNEQIAAEVAHNPYGVGYVGLAYIHTPGVKVLPVDGKMPSNNSYPLARPLYLYVDVSKERTPIVQEFIDFIVSPEGQAVVESVDFLPASRMNEIYLDSDTE from the coding sequence ATGAGATCACTCCTCCACCTGCGCAAAAAACTCCTGCCAGCCTCGCTGTTACTGGGCTGGATGCTGTTGATTTGTGCGACCGCGCAGGCTTCGGATAAAATCGTCATCAAGGGCTCGGATACGCTGGGAGCCAAGCTCATGCCCCGGCTGAAGGAGGAATTCATCGCCCAGAAGAAAAATCAGGGCGAGACCGTCACCTTTGAAATCTCGGCGGAAGGCTCGCGCACGGGCATCGCAGCCATCATCGACGGTAAGGCGGACCTCGCCATGTCCAGCCGCGAGCTTCAGAGCAGCGAGTTGAGCGCCGCCAATGCCAAGGGCGTCAAACTTGAGCCCATCCCTGTCGGTGTTGACGGAATCGCCATCATCGTCAACGAGGACAACCCCCTGAAAAAGCTCGGGCTGCGGGAGATCGAGATGATCTTTACCGGCGACGTGGAGGACTGGAGCGCGATCAGCCCGATGAGCGGAAACATTTCCATCTATACGCGTAATACCTCTTCGGGCACATACAGCCTATTCCAGAGACTTTCCCTGCATCGCCGCAATTACTCCCCTTTCGCGCAAAAGCTGGCCGGTAATGAGCAAATCGCCGCCGAGGTCGCGCACAACCCGTACGGAGTCGGCTATGTGGGGCTGGCCTACATCCACACCCCCGGTGTCAAAGTGCTGCCGGTGGACGGCAAGATGCCCTCCAACAACAGCTATCCGCTGGCCCGCCCGCTGTATCTCTACGTCGATGTCAGTAAAGAGCGCACCCCCATTGTCCAGGAGTTCATCGACTTCATCGTCAGCCCTGAGGGGCAGGCCGTGGTGGAGAGCGTGGACTTCCTGCCAGCCTCACGGATGAACGAAATCTACCTGGATTCAGACACCGAGTAG
- a CDS encoding N-acetylmuramoyl-L-alanine amidase, with amino-acid sequence MRKPARLIFAFVILLASLWPPLTYANHVTSLGQHPDWSTLDVFQRTLTREEFLRRLDTLYAPRGAWTGCITVTPEAALIQTGTDSAPYRLVFAESTETAAPVPRRWRKPEELLAEASAEQPFTGWHIALDPGHLGGSYGPQEGRSWSIEGGPLIQEGDLVLSVAQVLKKKLQALGAQVSLVRDQPGPVTAETPESLRPRAEAWYADQNPQGPAPTPADLQRLSNILFYRVSDIRARAELVNEQLRPDLVICLHINAEEFPNPAQPTLLTPNHLHALVNGAYSAQELSYDDVRAEMLIKLLNDSGSVEAEVAAAVAAGLADATGLPPFRYTGSNAVPLVGQPYVWGRNLLANRLYSCPVVFLEPYVANSQAVYPRLKAEAEAPEPLPDGLVEEYAQGVVEGLLMLRASGP; translated from the coding sequence ATGCGCAAGCCCGCACGCCTCATCTTCGCCTTTGTCATCCTGCTCGCCTCACTCTGGCCCCCTCTCACCTACGCTAATCACGTGACCAGCCTCGGCCAACATCCCGACTGGAGCACCCTCGATGTCTTCCAGCGCACACTGACCCGAGAGGAGTTCCTGAGGCGACTCGATACGCTTTATGCGCCGCGGGGCGCATGGACGGGGTGTATCACCGTCACCCCCGAGGCCGCCCTCATCCAGACAGGCACCGACAGCGCGCCCTACCGGCTGGTCTTCGCTGAGAGTACCGAAACCGCCGCCCCCGTGCCCCGCCGCTGGCGTAAACCCGAGGAACTGTTGGCAGAGGCCTCGGCTGAGCAGCCCTTTACCGGATGGCACATCGCGCTCGACCCCGGCCATCTCGGCGGCAGCTATGGCCCACAGGAGGGGCGCAGCTGGAGCATTGAGGGCGGGCCGCTCATCCAGGAGGGGGATCTCGTGCTGTCTGTGGCACAGGTCCTGAAAAAGAAACTGCAGGCCCTCGGAGCCCAGGTCAGCCTCGTGCGCGATCAGCCCGGCCCCGTCACGGCAGAGACGCCGGAAAGCTTGCGCCCCCGGGCGGAGGCCTGGTATGCGGACCAGAACCCACAGGGGCCAGCCCCCACCCCAGCTGACCTCCAGCGCCTGAGTAACATCCTTTTCTACCGGGTCAGCGATATCCGTGCCCGTGCAGAGCTCGTCAACGAGCAGCTACGCCCCGATCTCGTTATCTGCCTGCACATCAACGCCGAGGAGTTCCCCAATCCGGCACAGCCGACGCTGCTCACTCCCAATCACCTGCACGCGCTCGTCAACGGTGCCTACAGCGCGCAGGAGCTCTCCTACGACGATGTCCGGGCCGAGATGCTGATCAAGCTGCTCAACGACTCCGGCAGCGTGGAGGCCGAGGTCGCCGCTGCTGTGGCGGCCGGGCTGGCCGACGCGACCGGCCTGCCGCCTTTCCGCTACACCGGCTCCAATGCCGTCCCCCTCGTCGGTCAGCCCTATGTGTGGGGGCGCAACCTCCTCGCGAACCGCCTCTACAGCTGCCCCGTCGTCTTCTTGGAGCCCTATGTCGCCAACAGTCAGGCCGTCTACCCTCGGCTCAAGGCCGAAGCCGAAGCCCCCGAGCCGCTGCCGGATGGACTCGTCGAGGAGTACGCTCAGGGCGTCGTTGAGGGGCTCCTCATGCTCAGAGCCAGCGGGCCGTAA
- a CDS encoding uracil-DNA glycosylase family protein: MSPAEQLQSAAKRLREELAGLRFGAPVTHIYQPLDYAWEPHAQYLEKYGNATKRVIFMGMNPGPFGMAQTGVPFGEIEAVRDWIGIEAPVGKPPVEHPKRPVDGFACTRSEVSGRRLWGLFAEKFGPAQNFFREHFVANYIPLLFLQADEKGCRNIAPDKLGAADSAALLAACDEHLRTVVEVLQPEWVIGVGKFAEGRAREALGPDGPKIGTVLHPSPASPAANRGWAPQATAQLEALGIWVRDRTGH, from the coding sequence ATGTCTCCTGCCGAACAACTGCAAAGCGCGGCCAAACGCCTGCGCGAAGAGCTGGCGGGGTTGCGCTTTGGCGCGCCCGTTACCCACATCTACCAGCCCCTCGACTACGCCTGGGAACCCCATGCCCAATATCTGGAAAAATACGGCAACGCGACCAAGCGGGTAATCTTTATGGGGATGAACCCCGGCCCCTTTGGCATGGCGCAGACGGGGGTGCCCTTTGGGGAGATCGAGGCCGTGCGGGACTGGATCGGGATAGAGGCTCCGGTGGGCAAGCCCCCGGTCGAGCACCCGAAGCGCCCGGTCGACGGGTTTGCCTGCACGCGCTCCGAGGTCAGCGGGCGGCGCCTGTGGGGGCTGTTCGCGGAGAAATTCGGCCCCGCGCAAAATTTTTTCCGGGAGCATTTCGTCGCCAACTACATCCCGCTGCTGTTCTTGCAGGCTGATGAAAAGGGCTGCCGGAATATCGCCCCCGACAAGCTCGGGGCCGCTGACTCGGCCGCCCTGCTCGCTGCCTGCGACGAGCACCTGCGCACGGTGGTCGAGGTCTTACAGCCCGAGTGGGTGATCGGCGTGGGTAAATTTGCCGAGGGGCGCGCCCGCGAGGCGCTCGGCCCGGACGGCCCGAAGATAGGGACCGTCCTGCATCCCAGCCCCGCCAGTCCCGCCGCCAACCGCGGCTGGGCCCCGCAGGCCACAGCCCAGCTTGAGGCCCTCGGCATCTGGGTGCGTGACCGCACAGGACATTGA
- the ykgO gene encoding type B 50S ribosomal protein L36, with the protein MKVVSSIKSLKNRHPDCQVVRRRGRIYVINKTNPRFKARQG; encoded by the coding sequence ATGAAAGTCGTATCTTCCATCAAATCGCTCAAGAACCGCCACCCGGACTGCCAGGTAGTCCGCCGTCGTGGACGGATCTATGTCATCAACAAAACCAACCCCCGCTTCAAGGCGCGGCAGGGCTAA
- a CDS encoding type B 50S ribosomal protein L31 — MKKDLHPKYQPVAFVDVETGSKFLTRSTVRTSQKETIDGVEYGVVVCDVTSHSHPAFTGEKRFVDTAGRVEKFQNKFRRRRGN, encoded by the coding sequence GTGAAAAAAGATCTTCATCCCAAGTACCAGCCCGTCGCCTTCGTTGACGTTGAAACTGGCAGCAAGTTCCTGACCCGCTCCACGGTCCGCACCTCTCAGAAGGAAACGATCGACGGCGTCGAGTACGGTGTCGTGGTTTGCGACGTGACGAGCCACTCGCACCCGGCCTTTACCGGTGAAAAGCGTTTTGTGGACACCGCCGGCCGCGTGGAAAAGTTCCAGAACAAGTTCCGCCGTCGCCGCGGCAACTAA
- a CDS encoding ComEC/Rec2 family competence protein — MPAPRTDGHAPLLWLAAPLVWGIILARVLGATVPPVALAATGLAVAACACVLTLRERWFVRPVWGFLIIVSGALLAWACALHREPPALPPESFTPREAEVALKIDRVFQTGKKFPRLSGLATVSEAPRLQPYLHGQPIAFSLWAEDIDRGEALPGATIRARGKVTRLNPDDDLNGFEQYLVQSGYVLQIGQGDALQIEHTASGFRRWCHHMNRRINTALHAGAETAGEQALAGVAAAMFLGDKGELARSQKETFIASGTMHLFAVSGLHVGIIAGAFALILRLLRVPAPTAAALGLALLLLYVQIIGAPPSALRAFLMVAFYWGAQLFRRRPAPFSALLGSALAVLLIDPRQLFSAGFQLSYLVVAALLLYAAPLSEWAMARLDPYRLIPADSLSRFQRLLRYLLKILCASLAVSVAAFIFASPLTIEYFNIFAPGAVLLNLILIPLATIVIVGALASAIIGLAAIPALGAIVNAAIRPVIWEMWAVVSSSITLPGGFWQAGFRAEWVAPTASLALLLSLLAVSRWARHHPVAYLIPPAILTPVLVFGAEFAKL, encoded by the coding sequence ATGCCCGCCCCACGTACCGATGGACACGCCCCGCTGCTCTGGCTGGCGGCTCCCCTGGTCTGGGGCATCATCCTGGCGCGGGTGCTGGGAGCCACTGTGCCCCCGGTGGCACTCGCTGCGACGGGGCTGGCCGTGGCCGCCTGCGCGTGTGTATTGACCCTGCGTGAGCGGTGGTTTGTGAGGCCTGTCTGGGGATTCCTGATCATCGTATCCGGGGCGCTCCTGGCGTGGGCCTGCGCGCTGCACCGTGAGCCCCCTGCCCTGCCGCCCGAGAGCTTTACGCCGCGAGAGGCGGAGGTCGCCCTGAAGATCGACCGGGTCTTCCAGACCGGAAAAAAGTTTCCGCGCCTGAGCGGGCTGGCCACGGTGAGTGAGGCCCCGAGACTCCAGCCGTATCTGCATGGGCAGCCGATAGCGTTTTCACTGTGGGCTGAAGACATCGATCGGGGCGAAGCCCTGCCGGGAGCCACTATTCGGGCGCGGGGAAAAGTTACCCGGCTGAATCCGGACGACGATTTGAACGGCTTCGAGCAGTATCTGGTGCAAAGCGGCTACGTGCTCCAGATCGGCCAAGGGGACGCGCTCCAGATCGAGCATACCGCGAGCGGCTTTAGGCGCTGGTGCCACCACATGAACCGCCGCATCAACACCGCGCTGCACGCGGGCGCCGAGACCGCTGGTGAGCAAGCGCTGGCCGGTGTGGCTGCCGCGATGTTCCTCGGGGACAAGGGGGAGCTGGCCCGCTCACAGAAGGAAACCTTTATCGCCAGCGGGACCATGCACCTGTTCGCCGTCAGCGGGCTGCACGTGGGGATCATCGCGGGGGCCTTTGCGCTTATTCTGCGGCTGCTGCGCGTACCTGCCCCGACAGCAGCGGCGCTCGGGCTGGCCCTGCTGCTGCTCTACGTGCAGATCATCGGCGCACCGCCGTCGGCCCTGCGCGCGTTTCTCATGGTAGCGTTTTACTGGGGTGCCCAGCTCTTCCGCCGCAGGCCCGCGCCCTTCTCCGCCCTGTTGGGATCGGCCCTGGCCGTGCTTTTAATAGACCCACGCCAACTATTCTCCGCCGGGTTCCAGCTCTCCTATCTGGTTGTCGCTGCCCTGCTGCTCTATGCTGCCCCGCTATCGGAGTGGGCGATGGCACGGCTCGACCCGTACCGGCTCATTCCCGCCGACAGCTTGAGCCGTTTCCAGCGTCTGCTGCGGTATCTGCTAAAAATCCTGTGTGCGTCGCTCGCGGTGTCGGTGGCCGCGTTTATTTTCGCCAGCCCGCTGACGATCGAGTACTTCAATATCTTCGCTCCCGGCGCTGTCCTGTTAAATCTTATCCTGATCCCGCTGGCGACGATCGTCATCGTCGGAGCTCTCGCCTCTGCGATCATCGGGCTGGCAGCGATCCCCGCCCTGGGAGCCATCGTCAATGCCGCGATCCGGCCCGTCATCTGGGAGATGTGGGCTGTGGTCAGCTCATCCATCACGCTGCCGGGTGGATTTTGGCAGGCGGGGTTTCGGGCTGAGTGGGTAGCACCTACGGCCTCGCTCGCGCTACTGCTTAGTCTGCTGGCCGTGTCCCGCTGGGCAAGACACCATCCGGTCGCGTATTTGATTCCGCCAGCCATCCTCACCCCCGTGCTTGTCTTTGGGGCAGAATTCGCCAAGCTCTAG
- a CDS encoding bile acid:sodium symporter family protein, whose amino-acid sequence MSARFTSLFPVWAILFSGLAYAIPAPFAALKPAIVPLLGLVMLGMGLTLSWDNFAAVLRRPGTILLGVALQYLVMPLAAWAIAAALDLPPMLLAGLVLVGSCPGGTASNVICYLGRGDVALSITLTTVSTLLAVLATPLLTLLYAGTRVPVPAGPMLLSIAKIVLVPVLAGMIVNRFFGQRLRPVQHVFPLLSVAAIVLIIAIIVALNRTSIGEMGLAVALAIALHNATGLALGYGVPHLLGRDARTCRTLAIEVGMQNSGLAVALAIKYFSAAAALPGALFSIWHNITGSLLAGWWRRQDDH is encoded by the coding sequence TTGAGCGCACGCTTCACCTCACTCTTTCCGGTCTGGGCCATCCTATTCTCAGGACTGGCCTACGCCATACCAGCGCCCTTTGCAGCGCTAAAGCCTGCCATCGTCCCCCTGCTGGGGCTGGTAATGCTCGGCATGGGGCTCACCCTGAGCTGGGATAATTTCGCAGCGGTGCTGCGGCGACCGGGCACGATTCTGCTTGGTGTCGCCCTGCAGTACCTGGTCATGCCACTGGCGGCGTGGGCCATCGCTGCGGCGCTTGACCTGCCCCCGATGCTGCTGGCCGGGCTGGTGCTTGTGGGGAGCTGCCCGGGAGGCACAGCCTCGAATGTTATCTGCTACCTGGGGCGCGGAGACGTCGCCCTCTCCATCACGCTGACCACGGTGTCAACCCTGCTGGCCGTCCTCGCCACCCCCCTGCTGACGCTCCTCTACGCAGGCACGCGGGTACCCGTCCCCGCCGGCCCCATGCTCCTGAGCATTGCCAAGATCGTGCTCGTGCCCGTCCTGGCCGGGATGATCGTGAACCGGTTTTTCGGGCAGCGCCTGCGTCCGGTGCAGCACGTGTTCCCGCTCCTGTCCGTCGCCGCCATCGTGCTGATCATCGCGATCATTGTCGCCCTCAACCGGACCAGTATCGGAGAGATGGGGCTGGCGGTGGCGCTGGCAATCGCCCTGCACAATGCCACAGGACTTGCGCTCGGCTATGGCGTCCCGCACCTGCTCGGGCGAGACGCGCGCACCTGCCGCACGCTGGCTATCGAGGTAGGGATGCAGAACTCCGGCCTCGCGGTGGCACTGGCGATCAAATACTTCTCGGCTGCCGCCGCCCTGCCCGGTGCGCTTTTCTCGATCTGGCACAACATCACCGGCTCGCTCCTGGCCGGATGGTGGCGTCGCCAGGACGACCACTGA
- the thiD gene encoding bifunctional hydroxymethylpyrimidine kinase/phosphomethylpyrimidine kinase: MSELPVALTIATSDSGAGAGIQADLLTFAAHGVYGVSAFAALTAQNPEGVSAIHEVPPDFLQAQLDQLAAYFPIRALKTGMLFSAPLIETTARFIQRENIPAVVDPVMVSTSGAVLLQPDAVATLEKELLPCATLITPNLDEATVLLGRPVERVDKLAATAQELCEKYGTAVLLKGGHLPGGTLIDTLAIPGDEPYQLSSKRIDNVNTHGSGCTLSSSIAAHLARGLELAEAVTAAHAYLQSAMKQPLRVRGENFISHGVGIDNA; this comes from the coding sequence ATGAGCGAACTGCCCGTCGCCCTCACCATCGCCACCTCCGACAGCGGAGCCGGGGCCGGCATCCAGGCCGACCTGTTGACCTTTGCCGCGCACGGCGTGTACGGGGTCAGCGCCTTTGCGGCACTCACGGCACAGAACCCCGAGGGCGTCAGCGCGATCCACGAGGTTCCCCCGGATTTCCTCCAGGCACAGCTCGATCAACTGGCCGCCTACTTCCCCATCCGCGCGCTGAAAACGGGCATGCTTTTTTCCGCCCCCCTGATCGAGACCACCGCCCGCTTTATCCAGCGTGAGAACATCCCCGCCGTGGTGGACCCGGTCATGGTCTCCACCTCGGGCGCCGTCCTGCTCCAGCCCGACGCCGTCGCCACACTGGAGAAAGAACTGCTGCCGTGTGCCACCCTGATCACTCCCAATCTCGACGAGGCCACCGTCCTACTCGGTCGCCCCGTGGAGCGTGTGGATAAGCTCGCCGCCACGGCTCAGGAGCTATGCGAGAAATACGGAACCGCCGTCCTGCTCAAAGGCGGCCACCTACCCGGCGGCACTCTCATCGACACCCTCGCCATCCCCGGCGATGAGCCATATCAGCTAAGCTCTAAACGTATTGATAATGTCAATACGCACGGCAGCGGCTGCACGCTATCATCATCCATCGCCGCACACCTCGCACGGGGACTAGAGCTGGCCGAGGCCGTCACCGCTGCTCATGCGTATCTGCAAAGCGCGATGAAGCAGCCCCTGCGTGTCCGTGGTGAGAACTTCATCAGCCACGGAGTCGGCATCGACAACGCCTAG
- a CDS encoding NAD(P)-dependent oxidoreductase codes for MPKKKSRKTKPAVGVVGVGRMGANMARRLADCGYPVSAVYDVHRPSAESLAEELGCAAPAKLSEVTAASDIVLTVVTNDTAMKRIFTAKRDNLLEKSAGKVFINCATVTPELHRDIQKLARRRRAQTLEGCMASSITQAREGTLYLMIGGEEKTFKKVEPVLSDLSKDLIYVGKAGKAAEVKALVNMVMNINTAGLAEGLGLGKALGIDLDLLCRVFSQTGANSRVLETDSEDMIKRDHDCFFSASHAAKDSGIALKLARKSRLKLPVATATKEQYDKMTAEGLGELDKSGVAELTFPGRHGAKKKRPARKTARKATKKAAKKSTARKVAKKTARKAARKRS; via the coding sequence ATGCCTAAGAAAAAATCCCGTAAAACCAAACCCGCTGTCGGCGTTGTCGGCGTGGGCCGTATGGGCGCGAATATGGCGCGTCGCCTGGCGGACTGTGGTTACCCCGTGAGCGCCGTGTACGATGTCCACCGCCCCTCGGCCGAATCACTCGCTGAAGAACTGGGCTGTGCCGCTCCGGCCAAGCTGAGCGAAGTCACCGCCGCCTCGGATATCGTGTTGACCGTCGTCACGAACGACACAGCCATGAAGCGTATCTTCACGGCTAAGCGCGACAACCTGCTGGAGAAATCCGCCGGTAAGGTTTTCATCAACTGCGCCACTGTCACCCCGGAGCTTCACCGCGACATCCAAAAGCTCGCACGTCGCCGCCGCGCCCAGACACTGGAGGGCTGTATGGCCTCGTCCATTACGCAGGCCCGCGAAGGCACCCTCTATCTCATGATCGGTGGCGAAGAAAAGACCTTTAAGAAGGTCGAGCCCGTGCTCAGCGACTTGAGCAAGGACCTGATCTACGTCGGCAAGGCGGGCAAGGCTGCCGAGGTCAAGGCACTGGTCAACATGGTCATGAATATCAACACCGCGGGCCTCGCCGAAGGACTCGGCCTGGGTAAAGCGCTCGGCATTGACCTCGACCTGCTCTGCCGGGTCTTCTCGCAGACAGGGGCCAACAGCCGCGTGCTGGAAACGGACTCCGAGGACATGATCAAGCGCGACCACGACTGCTTTTTCTCGGCCTCTCACGCGGCCAAGGATTCCGGCATCGCACTCAAGCTGGCCCGCAAGAGCCGCCTGAAGCTCCCTGTCGCTACTGCGACCAAAGAGCAGTACGACAAGATGACGGCCGAGGGCCTGGGCGAGCTCGATAAGTCCGGCGTAGCGGAGCTGACATTCCCCGGACGCCACGGCGCGAAAAAGAAGCGCCCGGCTCGCAAGACGGCCCGTAAAGCTACGAAGAAGGCCGCCAAGAAGTCAACGGCTCGCAAGGTGGCGAAGAAAACGGCCCGGAAGGCTGCAAGAAAGCGCAGCTAA
- a CDS encoding MBL fold metallo-hydrolase: MVLHLEDNAEDVVAKAQSGLGLTDEQLSEKSGLSKERLTEVKNGETDEAALRALAPHLNLNADALVDLGAGKYQPAEVQTEGLLAITTPYPEGYEGMTVNAYIIYDPQTRDAIAFDSGADATPILEAIRQHELNVRLILLTHSHGDHIKDLPRLQKETGNPPTYISCHEPIDGAAAIDAGASFTLGSLGVLSLDTAGHSAGGMTFVVQGLKSTVAVVGDSLFAGSMGGAPSAWEQALRNNREKILTLPPESILCPGHGPMTTVAEEREHNPCLA, from the coding sequence ATGGTCTTACACCTCGAAGACAACGCTGAAGACGTCGTCGCCAAGGCACAAAGCGGTCTTGGCCTGACAGACGAACAGCTAAGCGAAAAATCCGGTTTGAGCAAGGAGCGTCTGACCGAAGTCAAAAATGGAGAAACAGACGAGGCCGCCCTCCGGGCTCTTGCCCCCCACCTGAACCTGAATGCGGATGCCCTCGTCGATCTGGGTGCCGGTAAGTACCAGCCTGCCGAAGTCCAGACGGAAGGCCTCCTGGCCATTACAACCCCCTACCCCGAGGGCTACGAAGGCATGACCGTTAATGCCTATATTATTTACGACCCTCAGACCCGCGACGCCATCGCCTTTGACAGCGGGGCCGATGCGACCCCCATACTCGAGGCCATCAGGCAGCACGAGCTGAACGTCCGGCTCATCCTGCTGACCCACTCACACGGCGACCACATCAAGGATCTGCCACGCCTGCAGAAAGAGACCGGCAACCCTCCGACCTACATCTCCTGCCACGAGCCCATCGACGGTGCAGCCGCCATCGATGCGGGCGCCAGCTTTACACTCGGATCCCTCGGTGTCCTCTCCCTGGACACAGCCGGGCACTCCGCAGGCGGCATGACCTTCGTTGTCCAGGGGCTCAAGAGCACCGTAGCCGTTGTGGGGGACTCGCTTTTTGCCGGGTCGATGGGTGGCGCACCCAGTGCCTGGGAGCAAGCTCTGCGCAACAATCGCGAGAAGATATTGACCCTCCCCCCGGAGTCCATCCTCTGCCCGGGCCACGGCCCGATGACAACCGTCGCCGAGGAGCGCGAGCACAACCCCTGCCTCGCCTAG